The following coding sequences lie in one Mesorhizobium sp. NZP2298 genomic window:
- a CDS encoding DUF1488 family protein, translating to MSLTFPNRSRSYDEAGKRIRFVGHDGMFQISFSVAADAMTRMQPATAANEAGYLATFDTESSAIRDVAAKAYDRTRKSMYVLTAADFG from the coding sequence ATGAGCCTCACCTTCCCCAACCGCAGCCGCAGCTATGACGAAGCCGGCAAACGCATCCGTTTCGTCGGCCATGACGGCATGTTCCAGATTTCCTTTTCCGTCGCCGCCGACGCCATGACCCGGATGCAGCCGGCGACCGCGGCCAACGAGGCCGGCTACCTCGCTACGTTCGACACCGAGAGCAGCGCCATCCGCGACGTGGCGGCCAAGGCCTATGACCGCACCCGCAAGAGCATGTATGTGCTGACGGCCGCCGACTTCGGCTGA
- a CDS encoding co-chaperone GroES encodes MKFRPLHDRVVIRRAEGDTKSKGGIIIPDNAKEKPQEGEVIAVGPGARDENGALVPLDVKAGDLILFGKWSGTEVKIDGEDLLIMKEADIMGVIDKSETATEKTGAAKTVPAKTVAAKKAA; translated from the coding sequence ATGAAGTTTCGGCCACTCCACGACCGCGTCGTCATCCGGCGCGCCGAAGGCGACACCAAATCCAAGGGCGGCATCATCATTCCCGACAATGCCAAGGAAAAGCCACAGGAAGGCGAAGTCATCGCTGTCGGCCCCGGCGCCCGCGACGAAAACGGCGCGCTTGTTCCGCTCGACGTGAAGGCAGGCGACCTGATCCTGTTCGGCAAATGGTCGGGCACCGAAGTCAAGATCGACGGCGAGGACCTTCTGATCATGAAGGAAGCCGACATTATGGGCGTCATCGACAAGAGCGAGACGGCCACCGAGAAAACCGGTGCCGCCAAGACCGTGCCCGCGAAGACCGTGGCCGCCAAGAAAGCCGCCTGA
- the groL gene encoding chaperonin GroEL (60 kDa chaperone family; promotes refolding of misfolded polypeptides especially under stressful conditions; forms two stacked rings of heptamers to form a barrel-shaped 14mer; ends can be capped by GroES; misfolded proteins enter the barrel where they are refolded when GroES binds) — translation MSAKEIKFSTDARDRMLRGVEILTNAVKVTLGPKGRNVIIDKAYGAPRITKDGVTVAKEIELADKFENMGAQMVREVASKTNDLAGDGTTTATVLAASILREGAKLVAAGMNPMDLKRGIDQAVAAVVGEIKSKAKKVKSSAEIAQVGTIAANGDATVGEMIAKAMDKVGNDGVITVEEAKTAETELDVVEGMQFDRGYLSPYFVTNADKMRVELEEPYILIHEKKLGNLQAMLPILEAVVQSGRPLLIISEDVEGEALATLVVNKLRGGLKVAAVKAPGFGDRRKAMLEDIAVLTAGQMISEDLGIKLENVTIEMLGRAKRVLIEKDTTTIIDGAGTKATIQARVAQIKGQIEETTSDYDKEKLQERLAKLSGGVAVIRVGGVTESEVKEKKDRIDDALNATRAAVEEGIVPGGGVALLRARSALAGLTGANDDVTAGISIVLRALEAPIRQIAENSGVEGSIVVGKLTDSKDHNQGFDAQNETYVDMIKAGIVDPAKVVRTALQDAGSIAALLITAEAMITDIPAKDAAPAGGGGGAMGGY, via the coding sequence ATGTCTGCCAAGGAAATCAAATTCTCAACCGACGCGCGTGACCGCATGCTGCGCGGCGTCGAGATTCTCACCAATGCGGTGAAGGTCACGCTCGGCCCCAAGGGCCGCAACGTCATCATCGACAAGGCCTATGGCGCGCCGCGCATCACCAAGGACGGCGTCACCGTCGCCAAGGAGATCGAGCTCGCCGACAAGTTCGAGAACATGGGCGCGCAGATGGTGCGCGAAGTGGCCTCGAAGACCAACGACCTTGCCGGTGACGGCACCACCACGGCAACCGTGCTGGCCGCCTCGATCCTGCGCGAAGGCGCCAAGCTCGTTGCCGCCGGCATGAACCCGATGGACTTGAAGCGCGGCATCGACCAGGCGGTTGCCGCCGTCGTCGGGGAAATCAAGTCGAAGGCCAAGAAGGTCAAGTCGTCGGCCGAGATCGCTCAGGTCGGCACCATCGCCGCCAATGGCGACGCGACCGTCGGCGAGATGATCGCCAAGGCGATGGACAAGGTCGGCAATGACGGCGTCATCACCGTCGAGGAAGCCAAGACCGCCGAAACCGAACTCGACGTCGTCGAGGGCATGCAGTTCGACCGCGGCTATCTCTCGCCGTATTTCGTCACCAATGCCGACAAGATGCGCGTCGAACTGGAAGAGCCCTATATTCTCATCCACGAAAAGAAGCTCGGCAATCTGCAGGCGATGCTGCCGATCCTCGAAGCGGTGGTGCAGAGCGGCAGGCCGCTGCTGATCATTTCGGAAGACGTCGAAGGCGAGGCGCTCGCCACGCTGGTCGTCAACAAGCTGCGCGGCGGCCTCAAGGTCGCTGCCGTCAAGGCGCCGGGCTTCGGCGATCGCCGCAAGGCAATGCTGGAAGACATCGCGGTGCTGACCGCAGGCCAGATGATATCAGAGGATCTCGGCATCAAGCTCGAGAACGTCACCATCGAGATGCTCGGCCGCGCCAAGCGCGTGCTGATCGAGAAGGACACCACGACGATCATCGACGGCGCCGGCACCAAGGCGACGATCCAGGCGCGCGTCGCCCAGATCAAGGGCCAGATCGAGGAGACCACCTCCGACTACGACAAGGAAAAGCTGCAGGAGCGGCTGGCCAAGCTGTCGGGCGGCGTTGCTGTGATCCGCGTCGGCGGCGTCACCGAGTCGGAAGTCAAGGAAAAGAAGGACCGCATCGACGACGCGCTGAACGCGACGCGCGCGGCGGTCGAAGAAGGCATCGTGCCCGGCGGCGGCGTGGCATTGCTGCGTGCCCGGTCGGCGCTTGCCGGCCTGACCGGCGCCAATGACGATGTGACGGCAGGCATCTCGATCGTGCTGCGCGCGCTCGAGGCGCCGATCCGCCAGATCGCCGAGAATTCCGGCGTCGAAGGCTCGATCGTCGTCGGCAAGCTCACCGACAGCAAGGATCACAATCAGGGCTTTGACGCCCAGAACGAGACCTATGTCGACATGATCAAGGCCGGTATCGTCGATCCGGCGAAAGTGGTGCGCACCGCGCTGCAGGATGCCGGCTCGATCGCGGCCTTGCTGATCACCGCCGAAGCCATGATCACCGACATTCCGGCCAAGGATGCCGCACCGGCGGGTGGTGGCGGCGGCGCCATGGGCGGCTACTAA
- a CDS encoding NUDIX hydrolase, whose product MNPTPGESRKIRIAAAIIADASGRLLLVRKRATSAFMQPGGKIEPHEAPVDALVRELGEELGLVIDPATAVPLGLFRAKAANEPDSTVEAELFAVSIESQPIPGAEIEEMIWLAPGSANGIELAPLTRDVVLRLSGT is encoded by the coding sequence GTGAATCCCACCCCCGGCGAAAGCCGCAAGATCAGGATTGCCGCCGCCATCATCGCGGATGCTTCTGGCAGGCTGCTTCTGGTGCGCAAGCGCGCCACCAGCGCCTTCATGCAGCCCGGTGGCAAGATCGAGCCGCATGAGGCGCCGGTCGATGCGCTGGTGCGCGAATTGGGCGAGGAGCTTGGCCTGGTGATCGACCCCGCCACGGCCGTGCCGCTCGGCCTGTTCCGCGCCAAGGCCGCCAATGAACCGGACAGCACGGTCGAGGCGGAGCTGTTCGCGGTCTCGATCGAGAGCCAGCCGATACCGGGCGCCGAGATCGAGGAGATGATCTGGCTCGCCCCGGGATCAGCCAACGGCATCGAACTCGCGCCGCTCACCCGCGACGTGGTGTTGAGGTTGAGCGGAACGTAG
- a CDS encoding GAF domain-containing protein, protein MFAAKAIDTTDKAAFYRDLAAQLKALLEGESDSIANAANTAALIFQMVPDLNWAGFYFLASDEELVLGPFQGKPACVRIAVGKGVCGTAVELGTSMLIKDVHDFPGHIACDADSRSELVVLLEDDEGVFGVLDLDSPLPGRFDQADQAGIEKLAAIYAAASSFED, encoded by the coding sequence ATGTTTGCGGCCAAGGCCATCGACACCACGGACAAGGCCGCGTTCTACCGCGACCTCGCCGCTCAACTGAAGGCGCTGCTCGAAGGCGAAAGCGACTCGATCGCCAATGCCGCCAACACCGCGGCGCTGATCTTCCAGATGGTGCCCGACCTTAACTGGGCGGGCTTCTATTTCCTGGCCTCGGACGAGGAACTGGTGCTCGGGCCCTTCCAGGGCAAGCCGGCCTGCGTGCGCATCGCGGTCGGCAAGGGTGTGTGCGGAACGGCGGTCGAACTCGGCACCTCCATGCTGATCAAGGACGTGCACGATTTCCCCGGCCACATTGCCTGTGACGCGGATTCACGCTCGGAACTGGTCGTGCTGCTCGAAGACGATGAAGGCGTCTTCGGCGTGCTCGATCTCGACAGCCCGCTGCCCGGAAGGTTCGATCAGGCCGACCAGGCGGGTATCGAGAAGCTGGCAGCGATCTATGCGGCTGCGAGTTCGTTCGAGGATTGA
- a CDS encoding YeiH family protein: protein MPADLAAGRKRLDSMWNGIIPGIVLVAMITAVAFSAHDVSGFALFSPMILAVVAGMIYSNVLGTPAHARAGIAFSQKRLLRFAIVLLGFQLTLGQVVSIGAGGVGIVAATLGATFLFTITLGRLIGVDRKLAQLIAAGTSICGASAIVATNIVTDARDEDVTYAVASITLFGTVAMLGFPLLAPLLGLDQHAFGLWAGASIHEVAQVIGAGFQNGTQSGEIATVAKLTRVAMLAPMVIALGLMARGKTSSGQSGDQSGARPPMPWFVAAFVAVVALNSLVTVPAEVKSAIVLATTIMLTMGLAAMGLQADISQLRSRGLRPLALAFSAFLFIGGFSLMLVKFVG, encoded by the coding sequence ATGCCTGCCGATCTGGCCGCCGGCCGCAAGCGCCTCGATTCGATGTGGAACGGCATCATCCCCGGCATCGTGCTGGTGGCAATGATCACGGCGGTCGCCTTCTCGGCGCACGATGTCTCCGGCTTTGCCCTGTTCAGCCCGATGATCCTGGCCGTCGTTGCCGGCATGATCTATTCCAACGTGCTCGGCACACCTGCCCACGCCAGGGCCGGTATCGCCTTCTCGCAAAAGCGCCTGCTGCGCTTCGCCATCGTGCTTCTCGGCTTCCAGCTGACGCTCGGCCAGGTCGTTTCGATCGGCGCCGGCGGCGTCGGCATCGTGGCGGCCACGCTTGGCGCCACCTTCCTCTTCACCATCACGCTCGGCCGGCTGATCGGCGTCGACCGGAAGCTGGCGCAACTGATCGCCGCCGGCACCTCGATCTGCGGCGCCTCGGCCATCGTCGCAACCAACATCGTCACCGATGCGCGCGACGAGGACGTGACCTACGCCGTCGCCTCGATCACGCTGTTCGGCACCGTCGCCATGCTCGGCTTCCCGCTCTTGGCGCCGCTGCTCGGCCTCGACCAGCACGCTTTCGGCCTGTGGGCCGGCGCGTCCATCCATGAGGTGGCGCAGGTCATCGGCGCCGGCTTCCAGAACGGCACCCAGTCCGGCGAAATCGCCACCGTGGCCAAGCTCACCCGCGTCGCCATGCTGGCGCCGATGGTCATCGCGCTCGGCCTGATGGCGCGCGGCAAGACGAGCAGCGGCCAGTCAGGCGATCAATCCGGGGCGCGCCCGCCCATGCCATGGTTCGTCGCCGCCTTCGTCGCCGTCGTGGCACTGAACAGCCTGGTCACCGTGCCCGCCGAAGTGAAGTCGGCAATAGTGCTCGCCACCACCATCATGCTGACCATGGGGCTCGCCGCCATGGGCCTGCAGGCCGACATCTCGCAACTGCGCTCGCGCGGCCTGCGTCCGCTGGCGCTGGCCTTCTCGGCCTTCCTGTTCATCGGCGGATTCAGCCTGATGCTGGTGAAGTTTGTAGGCTGA